A region from the Terriglobales bacterium genome encodes:
- a CDS encoding response regulator produces MRARVLLIDDSRFLRSALEKTLIAKGFEVQVAGDGEEGLRLAREDGKFDLILLDLFLPKMTGHEVLRLLKEDPATAAIPVLVLSGLAKEKERQELMNSGAVDCLVKAQDLMAVVASAERCLKLE; encoded by the coding sequence ATGCGGGCCAGAGTACTGTTGATTGATGATTCCAGGTTTCTGCGGAGTGCATTGGAAAAAACCCTCATTGCGAAAGGATTCGAGGTCCAGGTTGCAGGCGACGGCGAAGAGGGCCTGCGATTGGCCCGGGAAGACGGAAAGTTCGACCTGATCCTGCTGGACCTGTTCCTGCCCAAGATGACTGGACACGAGGTGTTGCGGCTTCTCAAAGAGGATCCTGCGACAGCCGCCATTCCGGTGCTGGTGCTCAGCGGTCTTGCCAAAGAAAAAGAACGACAGGAATTGATGAACAGTGGGGCCGTGGATTGCCTGGTCAAAGCGCAGGATTTGATGGCGGTCGTGGCCAGCGCGGAGAGATGTTTGAAGCTGGAATAA
- a CDS encoding dolichyl-phosphate beta-glucosyltransferase, with translation MKPIPASTSLMDEGKNEFVKYSIVIPAYNEAARIAPTLEKILAHTAQQGWQAEILVVNDGSRDNTAEIVRECAQRNPSVKLVENPGNRGKGYSVRNGMLHAQGDILLFSDADLSAPIYEASKLFTALESGAGVAIGSRWMNRALQIEKQPLLRQFFGRIFNLALRIVLNLKQKDTQCGFKAFTRRAADTIFPRQRIERWGFDPELLFLAHRLGFKVAEVPVEWAHDDRSTIHPLRDGIKMFFEMLKVRWNSITGKYKVPHLALGPPDSNPSERTA, from the coding sequence TTGAAACCAATCCCGGCGTCTACGTCGCTGATGGATGAAGGCAAGAACGAATTCGTGAAATACAGCATCGTCATTCCGGCCTACAACGAAGCCGCCCGCATCGCTCCGACCTTGGAGAAGATTCTGGCGCATACCGCCCAACAGGGATGGCAAGCTGAAATCCTTGTGGTCAACGACGGCTCGCGCGATAACACCGCCGAAATTGTGCGCGAATGCGCGCAGCGCAACCCTTCCGTGAAACTGGTAGAAAACCCCGGCAATCGCGGCAAAGGATACAGCGTGCGCAACGGCATGCTGCACGCTCAAGGCGACATCTTACTGTTCAGCGATGCCGATCTCTCCGCGCCAATCTATGAGGCAAGCAAACTCTTTACCGCTCTTGAAAGCGGGGCCGGGGTGGCCATTGGCTCCCGCTGGATGAATAGAGCATTGCAGATTGAGAAGCAGCCGCTTCTCCGCCAGTTTTTCGGGCGCATATTCAACCTGGCACTTAGAATTGTTCTTAATCTGAAGCAAAAAGATACGCAGTGCGGATTCAAGGCCTTCACCCGGCGCGCCGCCGACACCATCTTTCCCCGGCAGCGGATCGAACGCTGGGGCTTCGATCCCGAGCTTCTCTTCCTCGCCCACCGGCTTGGATTTAAAGTCGCAGAAGTCCCAGTGGAGTGGGCGCATGACGACCGCTCAACGATCCATCCATTAAGAGACGGCATTAAGATGTTTTTTGAGATGTTGAAGGTGCGCTGGAATTCGATCACCGGCAAATACAAAGTTCCGCATCTGGCGTTAGGCCCGCCCGACTCCAACCCCAGCGAAAGAACCGCCTAA
- a CDS encoding MerR family transcriptional regulator: MTLLSAKAASATSPRVQRKNAAARSRPEEVLIPDKLYFRIGEVAKLCRLPAYVLRFWETEFSQLKPTKSSTGQRMYRRNDVEAALQIKRLLYHEGLTIPGARQHLLAERKAARNQTALPFATPRDQEGLRRVRNGLKEILALLSKPKR; this comes from the coding sequence GTGACCCTATTGAGTGCCAAAGCTGCCAGCGCGACGAGTCCTCGGGTACAGCGAAAGAACGCAGCCGCCCGCTCTCGGCCTGAAGAAGTCTTAATTCCCGATAAGCTCTACTTTCGCATCGGAGAGGTAGCCAAGCTCTGCCGCTTGCCCGCCTACGTTCTGCGTTTTTGGGAGACCGAGTTTTCCCAGCTCAAACCCACCAAAAGCAGTACCGGGCAAAGGATGTACCGGCGCAACGACGTAGAAGCGGCTTTGCAGATCAAGCGCCTGCTCTATCACGAAGGATTGACGATCCCCGGAGCGCGCCAGCATCTGCTGGCCGAGCGCAAGGCCGCCCGCAACCAGACGGCATTGCCCTTTGCCACACCGCGCGATCAGGAAGGACTGCGACGCGTACGCAATGGACTAAAAGAAATTTTGGCGCTCCTGTCGAAACCAAAACGGTAA
- a CDS encoding tail fiber domain-containing protein, translated as MKYSAHRFLAYLGIVALFIGSGTKLLAQGYYATVAGGWNNSATGSYSAVGGGSNNLASGYASVITGGAENIGSGNYTTVSGGFNTGSGVASAVTGGAFNNASGNYSIVAGGGGNVASGFVSFAAGCGANTNNQSGAFVWGDSGCAGLNATVPNQFMARASGGVIFYSNSGLTSGVQLAAGGGSWSSLSDRNVKQHFAPVDNQQLLLRVLALPVTTWNYKTQDASIRHIGPMAQDFFTAFNVGEDDHHITEIDEGGVALAAIQGLNQKLEEQLRQKDAQLSAQQKQIEALEQQMRTMMLRVAAVEKASPTNARISEVASAR; from the coding sequence ATGAAGTATTCGGCACATCGTTTTCTTGCCTATCTTGGGATCGTTGCTCTGTTCATCGGCTCGGGCACGAAGCTGCTGGCGCAGGGCTATTACGCTACTGTAGCCGGCGGATGGAACAATTCTGCCACCGGCAGCTACTCGGCGGTAGGTGGCGGCAGCAACAACCTCGCCAGCGGCTACGCCTCGGTCATAACTGGAGGCGCCGAGAACATAGGCAGTGGCAACTACACCACCGTGAGCGGAGGCTTCAACACCGGCAGCGGAGTTGCCTCCGCCGTAACTGGAGGCGCCTTCAACAACGCCAGCGGCAACTACTCGATCGTTGCCGGCGGCGGCGGCAATGTCGCCAGCGGGTTTGTCAGCTTTGCCGCGGGCTGCGGCGCTAACACCAATAACCAAAGCGGGGCTTTTGTGTGGGGTGACAGTGGATGTGCTGGCTTGAACGCCACCGTCCCCAACCAGTTTATGGCCCGCGCCTCTGGCGGCGTGATTTTCTATAGCAACTCGGGCCTGACCAGCGGTGTGCAACTGGCCGCAGGAGGCGGTAGCTGGTCTTCGCTCAGCGACCGCAACGTCAAGCAACACTTTGCCCCTGTTGATAACCAGCAACTTTTGCTACGCGTGCTGGCCCTCCCGGTTACCACCTGGAATTACAAGACGCAGGATGCTTCCATCCGCCACATCGGACCGATGGCGCAGGATTTCTTCACTGCCTTCAACGTGGGCGAAGATGACCACCACATCACCGAGATTGATGAAGGCGGCGTGGCCCTGGCCGCCATCCAGGGATTGAACCAGAAACTGGAAGAGCAGCTTCGTCAAAAAGACGCCCAGCTCTCCGCTCAACAGAAACAGATTGAAGCCCTCGAACAGCAGATGCGCACCATGATGCTGCGCGTCGCGGCCGTGGAAAAAGCATCGCCAACGAATGCCCGGATCAGCGAGGTCGCCTCCGCACGGTAA
- a CDS encoding transposase: MAATKKLRSKQPGIWLVPSQTGFGDYTVNVATEEFTCSCPDFEIRQQPCKHIFAVAYTVVREQKPDGTVTETTTITAVKKTYPQNWRQYNTAQTTEQDRFQVLLHDLCCTVSTPMPKTGRPPLPFCDAIFSATYKVYSTVSQRRFMSDLREAHERGFIAKVPHFNTISNTLESAELTPILQELIAQSSLPLKSVEVDFAVDSSGFTSSRFVRWFDHKYGTVRQKHEWVKVHLMCGVKTNVVTAVEIGDKYAGDSPFLTPLLQTTAKNFSISEVSADKGYISAKNMEAIAATGATPFIPFRKGQTAKPGGLWEKMFYFFNFHKEEFLERYHKRSNIESTFSAIKRKFGDGLRSKTDTAMVNESLCKILCHNLVVLIHEIQELDINVSFCTKTQEAAQEGILN; the protein is encoded by the coding sequence TTGGCGGCAACCAAGAAACTGCGGAGTAAACAGCCGGGAATCTGGCTTGTTCCTTCGCAAACTGGATTCGGGGATTACACGGTCAACGTTGCGACTGAGGAATTTACTTGCTCCTGCCCCGATTTTGAAATACGCCAGCAACCGTGTAAACACATTTTTGCAGTCGCTTATACCGTGGTGCGCGAACAAAAACCCGATGGCACGGTGACGGAAACGACGACCATAACTGCGGTCAAGAAAACCTATCCGCAGAACTGGCGACAGTACAATACTGCCCAAACAACGGAGCAAGACAGGTTTCAAGTCCTGCTGCATGATCTCTGCTGCACTGTGTCTACTCCGATGCCCAAAACGGGAAGACCGCCGCTGCCGTTCTGTGATGCTATTTTTAGTGCTACATACAAAGTTTATTCCACAGTTTCTCAGCGCCGTTTCATGAGCGATTTGCGAGAAGCTCACGAGCGCGGTTTTATCGCCAAGGTTCCGCACTTCAACACTATTTCCAACACTCTTGAGAGCGCAGAACTGACGCCGATTTTGCAGGAGCTTATTGCCCAAAGCAGCTTGCCTCTGAAATCTGTTGAAGTTGATTTCGCTGTGGACTCCAGCGGATTTACCTCGTCGCGGTTTGTCCGCTGGTTTGACCACAAGTACGGTACTGTTCGACAGAAACACGAATGGGTCAAAGTACATTTGATGTGTGGCGTTAAGACCAACGTTGTAACGGCGGTTGAAATTGGCGACAAGTACGCGGGAGACAGCCCATTCCTTACACCACTGCTTCAAACGACAGCAAAGAATTTCAGCATTTCTGAAGTTTCTGCTGATAAGGGATACATTAGTGCAAAGAACATGGAAGCTATCGCCGCCACTGGAGCCACGCCTTTCATTCCGTTCAGAAAAGGACAGACTGCAAAACCGGGTGGACTGTGGGAAAAGATGTTTTACTTCTTTAATTTTCACAAAGAGGAGTTCCTTGAGCGTTACCACAAGAGGAGCAACATCGAATCCACCTTCAGCGCGATCAAACGCAAGTTCGGTGACGGACTGCGAAGTAAAACCGATACCGCTATGGTCAACGAATCGTTGTGTAAGATTCTCTGTCATAACTTGGTCGTGCTCATCCATGAGATTCAAGAACTTGATATCAACGTTAGTTTCTGCACAAAAACTCAAGAGGCTGCACAAGAAGGCATCCTAAACTGA
- a CDS encoding hydantoinase B/oxoprolinase family protein — MSNTDPIELEIFKNLFHSIAEEMGAALNRTAFSPNIKERRDYSCAVFDAAGEAIAMGDHMPVHLGSMPMSVRAAIGALFLAPGDVAMLNDPFCGGTHLPDITLVAPVFVKKQKSEARSARLRTAKSAKGGSQLQPVFSKPDFFVASRAHHADIGGAYAGSMGPCRKIYQEGLRIPPVHIVKHGELQRDVLALLLSNVRTPQEREGDLNAQLAACHTGAERLRQLCSRYSLPRVQRAAVELLDYSENMMRAFLGRVPRGVYRAEDFLDDDGVSDKPVKIQVAIHVDGGTSRGSSGKHRPMVKVDFTGSDAQVEGSINAVEAITYSACFYVFRCLLAEDVPATAGLMRPVRVVAPSGTVVNAHPPAAVAGGNVETSQRIVDVLLRALAQAIPERIPAGSSGTMNNLTIGGIDPRNGHPFAYYETIAGGMGARPGKDGVSAVHTHMTNSWNTPVEALEYAYPFRVTEYSIRRSTEAAERSLHANVYRGGKGIVREIELLTDADVTVLADRRKRGPYGLGGAADGEPGKTQIVRRDGSREELPGKVSRRLRRGERIRIESPGGGSLNLLMGSVDGRR; from the coding sequence ATGTCAAATACTGATCCCATCGAACTCGAAATTTTTAAAAACCTCTTTCATTCCATCGCGGAAGAAATGGGAGCGGCCCTGAATCGCACCGCGTTTTCACCCAACATCAAGGAGCGGCGCGACTACTCGTGCGCTGTGTTTGATGCGGCGGGCGAGGCGATTGCCATGGGCGATCACATGCCCGTGCACCTGGGCTCCATGCCGATGTCGGTGCGGGCGGCCATTGGCGCGCTTTTTCTTGCGCCCGGCGATGTGGCCATGCTCAACGATCCTTTTTGCGGCGGCACGCATCTGCCCGATATCACGCTGGTTGCGCCGGTCTTCGTAAAGAAACAAAAGTCAGAGGCGCGGTCAGCTAGGTTGCGCACCGCGAAATCGGCGAAGGGCGGTTCTCAGCTTCAACCTGTTTTTTCGAAGCCAGATTTTTTTGTGGCCTCACGCGCGCATCACGCCGATATCGGGGGCGCCTACGCCGGTTCCATGGGCCCGTGCCGCAAAATTTATCAGGAAGGCCTTCGCATACCGCCGGTGCACATTGTTAAGCATGGTGAGTTGCAGCGCGATGTGCTCGCGCTTCTGCTCAGTAACGTGCGCACGCCCCAGGAGCGTGAAGGCGACCTCAACGCGCAACTGGCGGCGTGTCACACCGGCGCCGAGCGGCTGCGCCAATTATGCAGCCGTTATTCGTTGCCGCGCGTGCAACGCGCCGCCGTCGAATTATTGGATTACTCGGAAAACATGATGCGAGCATTCCTCGGACGGGTGCCGCGCGGAGTTTACCGTGCAGAAGATTTCTTGGACGACGACGGTGTCAGCGACAAGCCGGTAAAAATTCAGGTTGCGATTCACGTGGATGGGGGCACGAGCCGTGGATCCTCGGGGAAACATAGACCCATGGTCAAGGTTGATTTCACCGGAAGCGACGCGCAAGTGGAAGGCAGCATCAACGCCGTGGAAGCCATTACTTACTCGGCGTGCTTTTACGTCTTCCGCTGTTTGCTGGCGGAAGACGTGCCGGCGACCGCGGGGTTGATGCGTCCTGTCCGGGTAGTCGCGCCTTCCGGAACCGTGGTGAATGCGCATCCACCCGCCGCAGTAGCAGGAGGCAATGTGGAAACCTCGCAGCGCATTGTTGATGTTCTTCTGCGCGCGCTGGCGCAGGCCATCCCCGAGCGCATTCCTGCCGGCTCTTCGGGAACGATGAACAACCTCACGATCGGCGGCATTGATCCTCGCAACGGTCATCCCTTCGCCTACTACGAGACGATTGCCGGGGGCATGGGGGCGCGTCCGGGAAAAGATGGCGTCTCGGCGGTGCATACCCATATGACGAATTCGTGGAATACGCCGGTTGAGGCGCTGGAATATGCGTATCCCTTTCGGGTGACGGAATATTCCATTCGCCGCTCTACAGAGGCGGCAGAGCGCTCACTGCATGCAAATGTATATCGCGGCGGAAAGGGAATTGTTCGCGAAATCGAACTGCTTACCGATGCCGACGTTACCGTACTCGCTGACCGGCGCAAGCGTGGACCATATGGCTTGGGGGGCGCGGCCGATGGAGAGCCGGGGAAAACACAAATCGTTCGTCGCGATGGCTCACGGGAAGAGTTGCCGGGAAAGGTGAGCCGCAGACTGCGCCGGGGTGAGCGCATTCGCATTGAATCTCCCGGTGGCGGGTCTTTAAATTTGCTGATGGGATCGGTGGATGGGAGGCGGTGA
- a CDS encoding DUF1572 family protein — translation MRVCKMDEAWGKAYLEEVRRGLRGYKRLADGAIAQLSEKEFFLQIDPEANSVAILMKHISGNIRSRFTDFLTSDGEKPDRHRDQEFVQENLTQEELMRTWEKEWQCLFDTLESLKPEDVERIITIRGEAHTVLQALNRALLHYVQHIGQIIFLAKHIRGAEWKSLSIPRGKSEEFKSKSPGKYSKGLP, via the coding sequence ATGCGAGTTTGCAAAATGGATGAGGCGTGGGGCAAGGCTTATCTGGAGGAAGTCCGTCGCGGGCTGCGCGGGTACAAGCGGCTGGCCGATGGCGCAATCGCCCAGCTCAGTGAGAAAGAATTTTTTCTGCAAATTGATCCTGAAGCCAACAGCGTTGCCATCCTCATGAAACATATCAGCGGCAACATACGCTCGCGCTTCACCGATTTCCTCACCAGCGACGGGGAAAAGCCCGACCGCCACCGCGATCAGGAATTCGTTCAGGAGAACCTGACCCAGGAAGAGCTGATGCGCACCTGGGAGAAGGAGTGGCAATGCCTCTTCGACACTCTGGAATCGCTCAAACCCGAGGATGTGGAGCGGATCATTACCATACGCGGAGAGGCGCATACGGTATTGCAGGCGCTCAACCGGGCGCTCCTGCATTATGTTCAGCATATCGGGCAGATTATTTTTCTGGCCAAACATATTCGCGGTGCGGAGTGGAAGTCGCTGAGCATTCCCCGCGGCAAATCGGAGGAATTTAAAAGCAAATCACCAGGCAAGTATTCGAAAGGATTGCCGTAA
- a CDS encoding PilZ domain-containing protein — protein MSEDVVKLKGLLFSSDAQVLSVMNQVLDNFEIETEVCIELSSALDAVTNTKLDTLIMDWTGSDDSIQILNAMRNSAQNAKSTALAMVNGDLEVQSATKAGANFIIYKPVNVDQATRFLRASYGNMLMQRRRAVRCSVDIPVTADVIGTGPVEGKIVYLSVRGLAFQCRHAMQVDQHLAIAFKLPGTSALIHVSGKVVNVATPDDQTRAGVSFSSVPPKEFTVLEQWMSNHSPKLPSQLIAPDNRPTAS, from the coding sequence GTGAGTGAAGACGTAGTAAAGCTTAAGGGGCTCTTGTTCAGCAGTGACGCGCAAGTACTCAGTGTGATGAACCAGGTGCTGGATAATTTCGAAATTGAGACCGAAGTTTGCATCGAACTCAGTTCGGCGTTGGACGCGGTGACGAACACTAAGTTGGACACATTGATCATGGATTGGACTGGGAGCGACGACTCCATTCAAATCCTGAACGCGATGCGCAATTCTGCACAAAATGCCAAATCTACGGCGCTGGCCATGGTCAACGGAGACCTGGAAGTGCAATCTGCGACAAAGGCCGGGGCCAACTTCATCATCTACAAACCGGTGAATGTTGATCAGGCCACGCGTTTTCTGCGAGCTTCGTACGGAAACATGCTCATGCAGCGCCGGCGGGCGGTCCGCTGTTCGGTTGATATTCCAGTGACCGCAGATGTGATCGGAACCGGACCTGTGGAAGGCAAGATTGTCTACCTCAGCGTCCGTGGGCTGGCGTTTCAATGTAGGCACGCTATGCAGGTGGACCAGCACCTTGCAATAGCATTTAAGCTTCCGGGCACTTCTGCGCTGATTCATGTCAGCGGCAAAGTAGTGAATGTCGCAACCCCGGATGACCAAACCCGGGCGGGCGTAAGTTTCTCTTCCGTGCCACCCAAAGAGTTCACGGTGCTTGAGCAATGGATGTCAAATCATTCGCCTAAGCTCCCCAGCCAGTTGATTGCCCCGGACAATCGTCCAACAGCAAGCTAA
- a CDS encoding FAD-dependent oxidoreductase codes for MFPTLSPAQVARIAQHGKTRKVQAGEILIEQGAQTVRFFLVTAGQVEVVRPVGATEEVIVVHSSGQFLGELNMLSGRRSIVRARVREQGEVIELDLNSLRALVQTDAELSEILMRAFILRRTELVAQGRGDVVVVGSSHSAGTLRIKEFLTRNAHPYTYLDLERDTGVQELLDHFQVPVEKVPVVICRGKVVLQNPTNQQLADCLGFNEGIDPTQMRDVIVVGAGPSGLAAAVYAASEGLDVLVVETNAPGGQAGSSSKIENYLGFPTGISGQELASRAYTQAQKFGAEMMIARAAMRLVCDRRPYAIEIDGGARLTARSVIIATGAQYRRLPLDNLARFEGTGVYYGATFVEAQLCTDDEVIVVGGGNSAGQAAVFLSQTAKHVHVLVRSDGLADTMSRYLIRRIEESPVITLHTRTEIVALEGSDRLERVQWRNAENGAVETHDIRHVFLMTGADPNTRWLDGCVAMDDKGFIKTGQDIRPDELAEARWPLARAPYLLETSLPAVFAVGDVRCGNVKRVASAVGEGSISIHLVHQTLQE; via the coding sequence ATGTTTCCCACGCTGAGCCCCGCCCAGGTTGCCCGCATTGCCCAGCACGGAAAGACGCGCAAGGTGCAAGCCGGAGAAATACTTATCGAACAAGGTGCGCAGACTGTGCGCTTTTTCCTCGTGACTGCGGGGCAGGTGGAAGTTGTGCGTCCCGTGGGCGCGACCGAAGAAGTCATCGTTGTTCACTCGTCCGGTCAGTTTTTAGGCGAGCTGAACATGCTCTCCGGACGGCGGAGCATCGTGCGCGCCCGCGTACGCGAACAGGGTGAGGTGATTGAGCTCGATCTCAACAGTCTGCGGGCGCTGGTGCAAACTGACGCCGAGTTGAGCGAGATCCTCATGCGGGCCTTCATTTTACGCCGCACGGAACTTGTTGCCCAGGGACGCGGCGACGTGGTGGTTGTAGGCTCCAGCCATTCCGCCGGAACGCTGCGCATCAAAGAGTTCCTGACGCGCAACGCACATCCTTACACTTACCTTGATCTGGAGCGTGACACCGGTGTGCAGGAGCTGCTTGATCATTTCCAGGTACCGGTCGAAAAGGTGCCGGTTGTAATCTGCCGGGGCAAGGTCGTGCTGCAGAATCCTACGAACCAGCAACTGGCCGATTGTCTTGGCTTCAACGAAGGCATTGACCCGACCCAGATGCGCGATGTGATCGTCGTGGGCGCGGGACCCTCGGGACTGGCGGCCGCGGTCTACGCCGCTTCGGAAGGACTCGATGTCCTCGTGGTAGAGACAAACGCGCCTGGAGGACAAGCCGGTTCGAGTTCAAAGATTGAAAATTATCTGGGCTTCCCCACCGGCATCTCCGGACAGGAGCTGGCCAGTCGCGCCTACACACAGGCGCAGAAGTTCGGGGCCGAGATGATGATTGCCCGGGCAGCGATGCGGCTGGTCTGCGATCGCAGGCCTTACGCCATCGAAATTGACGGTGGCGCGCGGCTGACCGCGCGCAGCGTCATCATCGCCACCGGTGCCCAATACCGCCGGCTTCCGCTCGACAATCTGGCGCGCTTTGAAGGCACGGGAGTTTATTATGGCGCTACTTTCGTAGAGGCCCAGTTGTGCACGGATGATGAAGTCATCGTTGTAGGTGGCGGCAACTCGGCAGGGCAGGCAGCCGTTTTTCTGTCGCAGACCGCCAAGCATGTGCACGTGCTGGTCAGGTCAGATGGCCTCGCCGACACCATGTCGCGTTATCTCATTCGCCGCATCGAAGAGAGCCCGGTGATAACCCTGCATACGCGCACGGAAATCGTAGCCCTGGAGGGCAGCGATCGCCTGGAGCGCGTGCAATGGCGTAATGCTGAAAACGGAGCCGTGGAAACGCACGATATCCGGCACGTTTTTCTGATGACCGGCGCTGACCCAAATACCCGCTGGCTCGACGGCTGCGTTGCCATGGATGATAAGGGATTCATCAAGACCGGCCAGGATATTCGCCCCGACGAGTTAGCAGAAGCTCGCTGGCCGCTCGCGCGTGCGCCCTATCTGCTGGAAACCAGTCTGCCCGCCGTGTTTGCGGTGGGCGATGTCCGCTGCGGCAACGTCAAGCGCGTGGCATCAGCCGTGGGCGAAGGATCAATTTCAATTCATCTGGTGCACCAGACGCTGCAGGAGTAG